One Leucobacter muris DNA segment encodes these proteins:
- the hemB gene encoding porphobilinogen synthase produces MIPTVRPRRLRTTPAMRRLTAEHRLHPAELILPAFVREGLGEPREISAMPGVLQHTLDSLRRAAVEAAESGIGGIMLFGVPAVRDARGSAADDPRGILNVATRAVAAEVGDALVVQTDLCLDEFTDHGHCGVLDAHGEVDNDTTLDRYRAMALAQAEAGSALLGLSGMMDGQVAAVRDALDAAGHQGTAILGYSAKYASAFYGPFREAVDSQLSGDRRTYQQDPANRREGLREAELDIAEGADVVMVKPAMSYLDVLADVASASPVPVWAYQVSGEAAMIEAAAANGWIDRRRTIEESVIGIKRAGADAILSYFAVELAGWLR; encoded by the coding sequence ATGATCCCCACAGTCCGCCCCCGCCGTCTGCGCACCACCCCCGCCATGCGCAGGCTCACCGCGGAGCATCGGCTGCACCCGGCCGAGCTGATCCTGCCCGCCTTCGTGCGCGAGGGACTCGGCGAACCCCGCGAGATCTCCGCTATGCCGGGCGTGCTGCAGCACACCCTCGACTCCCTGCGCCGCGCCGCGGTCGAGGCGGCCGAGTCCGGTATCGGGGGCATCATGCTGTTCGGCGTGCCGGCCGTCCGCGACGCTCGCGGCAGCGCCGCCGACGACCCCCGGGGCATCCTCAACGTCGCGACCCGGGCCGTCGCCGCAGAGGTCGGCGACGCGCTCGTGGTGCAGACCGACCTCTGCCTCGACGAGTTCACCGACCACGGCCACTGCGGGGTGCTCGACGCGCACGGCGAGGTCGACAACGACACCACACTCGACCGCTACCGCGCGATGGCGCTCGCGCAGGCGGAGGCCGGATCGGCGCTGCTCGGGCTCTCGGGCATGATGGACGGCCAGGTCGCCGCCGTGCGCGACGCGCTCGACGCCGCCGGACATCAGGGCACCGCGATCCTCGGCTACTCCGCCAAGTACGCCTCCGCGTTCTACGGGCCCTTCCGCGAGGCCGTCGACTCGCAGCTGTCGGGCGACCGCCGCACCTACCAGCAGGATCCCGCGAACCGGCGGGAGGGGCTGCGCGAGGCCGAGCTCGACATCGCCGAGGGCGCCGACGTCGTCATGGTGAAACCGGCGATGAGCTACCTCGACGTGCTCGCCGACGTCGCTTCGGCGAGCCCCGTGCCCGTGTGGGCCTACCAGGTGTCGGGCGAGGCCGCGATGATCGAAGCCGCAGCGGCGAACGGGTGGATCGACCGGCGCCGCACCATCGAGGAGTCGGTGATCGGCATCAAGCGCGCGGGGGCCGATGCGATCCTGAGCTACTTCGCCGTCGAGCTCGCGGGGTGGCTGCGATGA
- a CDS encoding glutamate-1-semialdehyde 2,1-aminomutase — MSSGSTDRSAQLAERASRVIPGGVNSPVRAFGSVGGTPRFLVSGRGPYVTDADGTEYVDLVASWGPALLGHAHPAVVEAVQAAAARGLGFGASVPEEAELAEEIIARVPEVERLRLVSTGTEATMTAIRLARGATGGPLVVKFAGHYHGHSDGLLAEAGSGLATLAMPGSAGVTAETAAQTLVLPYNDRAALAAAFAEHGDRIAAVIAEAAAANMGVLPPEPGFTDFMIGLAHRHGALVILDEVLTGFRAGPSGYWGIEQARVAAGLAPDLFTFGKVVGGGLPLAALGGRAEIMDLLAPLGPVYQAGTLSGNPLAVAAGLTTLRHADVPAYAALGRAADAISGEVAAALSAAGVPHRVQRAGSLFSVLFGEFPEAPLDYAAVQRQQTQRHRAFFHAMLDAGVNLPPSAFEAWFVTAAHDDAALSRVIEALPAAAQAAAEAGPA; from the coding sequence ATGAGCTCCGGATCGACCGACCGCAGCGCGCAGCTCGCCGAGCGCGCGTCCCGCGTGATCCCCGGCGGCGTGAACTCCCCGGTGCGGGCGTTCGGCTCCGTCGGCGGCACGCCCCGCTTCCTCGTCTCTGGTCGCGGGCCATACGTCACCGACGCCGACGGCACCGAGTACGTCGACCTCGTCGCCTCGTGGGGGCCCGCCCTGCTGGGGCACGCGCACCCCGCCGTGGTCGAGGCCGTGCAGGCCGCGGCGGCGAGAGGGCTCGGGTTCGGCGCCTCGGTGCCCGAAGAGGCCGAGCTCGCCGAGGAGATCATCGCCCGCGTGCCCGAGGTCGAGCGCCTGCGTCTCGTCTCCACCGGCACCGAGGCGACCATGACCGCGATCCGGCTCGCCCGCGGCGCCACGGGCGGGCCGCTCGTCGTCAAGTTCGCCGGCCACTACCACGGCCACTCCGACGGCCTGCTCGCCGAGGCCGGATCCGGCCTGGCGACGCTCGCGATGCCCGGCTCCGCGGGCGTGACCGCCGAGACCGCGGCCCAGACGCTCGTGCTGCCCTACAACGACCGGGCCGCACTCGCCGCGGCGTTCGCCGAGCACGGCGACCGCATCGCCGCGGTGATCGCCGAGGCCGCGGCCGCGAACATGGGGGTGCTGCCGCCCGAGCCGGGCTTCACCGACTTCATGATCGGTCTCGCGCACCGGCACGGCGCGCTCGTGATCCTCGACGAGGTGCTCACCGGCTTCCGAGCCGGCCCCTCGGGGTACTGGGGCATCGAGCAGGCCCGCGTGGCCGCCGGGCTCGCGCCGGACCTCTTCACCTTCGGCAAGGTGGTGGGCGGCGGACTGCCGCTCGCCGCGCTCGGCGGGCGGGCCGAGATCATGGATCTGCTCGCGCCCCTCGGGCCCGTGTACCAGGCCGGAACGCTCTCGGGCAACCCGCTCGCCGTTGCCGCCGGCCTCACGACGCTGCGCCACGCCGACGTGCCCGCCTACGCGGCGCTCGGCCGCGCCGCCGACGCGATCTCGGGCGAGGTCGCCGCGGCGCTCTCCGCAGCCGGCGTGCCGCACCGCGTGCAGCGCGCGGGATCGCTGTTCAGCGTGCTCTTCGGAGAGTTCCCCGAGGCGCCCCTCGACTACGCCGCCGTGCAGCGGCAGCAGACGCAGCGCCACCGCGCCTTCTTCCACGCGATGCTCGACGCTGGGGTCAACCTGCCGCCGAGCGCCTTCGAGGCGTGGTTCGTCACGGCCGCCCACGACGACGCCGCGCTCTCGCGGGTGATCGAAGCGCTGCCGGCGGCCGCGCAGGCCGCAGCCGAGGCCGGGCCCGCGTAG
- a CDS encoding uroporphyrinogen-III synthase has product MTLRRPDHQPGHRPDERDLAGCRILVPRGGEAGERLAAEIRERGGIPMIAPLTVTAAPEHPAALAAAVERWNRGGYDWLAITSANGAHAVADAGARPSAGSVAAVGPATAEALRERGFTVDARPEHDFSATGLAEALLATFGSGSGPAGSGSGPVGPGAPAQRVLLPLSEIAGDELERALAAAGHTAERVTAYRTIPAARDPRLEAQVRAGGVDAILVMSGSGAAEAARRFSPLPESTRLVAIGQPTARALADHGLSADAVSPRHTSTGLLDTLAATLARDSAPAQPAGPDPVDPGPARAVGLPDRSESPHHPEGSSA; this is encoded by the coding sequence GTGACCCTCCGCCGCCCCGATCACCAGCCCGGACACCGACCCGATGAGCGCGATCTCGCCGGGTGCCGCATCCTCGTGCCGCGCGGCGGCGAAGCCGGAGAGCGGCTGGCGGCCGAGATCCGCGAGCGCGGCGGGATCCCCATGATCGCCCCGCTCACCGTGACCGCCGCTCCCGAGCATCCCGCCGCGCTCGCGGCGGCCGTCGAGCGCTGGAACCGCGGCGGCTACGACTGGCTCGCGATCACGAGCGCGAACGGGGCGCACGCCGTCGCCGACGCCGGTGCGCGCCCCAGCGCGGGGAGCGTCGCCGCGGTCGGCCCCGCCACCGCCGAAGCGTTGCGCGAGCGCGGCTTCACGGTCGATGCGCGGCCCGAGCACGACTTCTCCGCGACCGGGCTCGCCGAGGCGCTGCTCGCGACGTTCGGCTCCGGCTCCGGCCCAGCAGGCTCCGGCTCCGGTCCAGTCGGCCCGGGCGCCCCCGCGCAGCGGGTGCTGCTGCCGCTCTCCGAGATCGCGGGCGATGAGCTCGAGCGCGCGCTCGCCGCGGCGGGGCACACGGCCGAGCGGGTCACGGCGTACCGCACCATCCCCGCCGCACGGGATCCGCGGCTCGAGGCGCAGGTGCGAGCCGGCGGCGTCGACGCGATCCTCGTGATGAGCGGCTCCGGCGCGGCCGAGGCGGCCCGCCGCTTCTCGCCGCTCCCCGAGAGCACACGACTCGTCGCGATCGGTCAGCCGACGGCCCGGGCGCTCGCCGATCACGGGCTGAGCGCCGACGCCGTCTCGCCCCGGCACACCTCGACCGGACTGCTCGACACCCTCGCCGCGACTCTCGCCCGCGACTCCGCGCCCGCGCAGCCGGCCGGCCCCGACCCCGTAGACCCCGGGCCCGCACGCGCCGTCGGCCTCCCAGACCGCTCCGAATCCCCGCACCACCCGGAAGGAAGTTCCGCATGA
- the hemC gene encoding hydroxymethylbilane synthase, translated as MTARTTAADAQAPRVRRSDAPVAAAPGLIRIGTRGSALAVAQCTTVARAVSAATGLEAVLVIVTTQGDVSRASLAQLGGTGVFVSALRDALLAGECDLAVHSLKDLPTGPCPGIEIGAIPPRADARDALCARDGLTLEALPAGARVGTGSPRRAAQLRARRSDLEVVDLRGNVDTRLARVGADLDAVVLACAGLDRLGRQTAITERFPLAEAPAAPGQGALAVEVRADDLAREPYAGALAALDDAESHASALAERAVLATLEAGCAAPVGATARVESGRLALRAEVTSLDGAQRIVTEDALPWDAADPGHRRIPERLGRLVAQSLFDQGAAMIAPRAGTAPGAEHPGGSRPGGPR; from the coding sequence ATGACCGCACGCACGACCGCCGCCGATGCGCAGGCGCCGCGCGTACGCCGATCCGACGCGCCCGTCGCGGCCGCACCCGGCCTCATCCGCATCGGCACCCGAGGCAGCGCGCTCGCCGTCGCGCAGTGCACGACCGTCGCGCGAGCCGTATCCGCGGCCACGGGCCTCGAAGCGGTGCTCGTCATCGTCACGACCCAGGGCGACGTCTCCCGGGCCTCGCTGGCTCAACTCGGAGGCACCGGCGTCTTCGTGAGCGCGCTGCGGGACGCGCTGCTCGCCGGCGAGTGCGACCTCGCCGTGCACTCGCTGAAGGATCTACCGACGGGCCCCTGCCCCGGTATCGAGATCGGCGCCATCCCCCCGCGGGCCGACGCCCGCGACGCGCTCTGCGCCCGGGACGGTCTGACCCTCGAGGCGCTGCCGGCGGGCGCACGCGTCGGCACCGGATCGCCGCGCCGAGCCGCGCAGCTCCGCGCGCGGAGATCCGACCTCGAAGTCGTCGATCTGCGCGGCAACGTCGACACCCGTCTCGCTCGGGTCGGCGCCGACCTCGACGCGGTCGTGCTGGCCTGCGCCGGCCTCGACCGGCTGGGGCGCCAGACCGCCATCACCGAGCGGTTCCCGCTCGCCGAGGCGCCCGCCGCCCCCGGGCAGGGTGCGCTCGCCGTCGAGGTGCGCGCCGACGACCTCGCCCGCGAACCCTACGCCGGAGCGCTCGCCGCCCTGGACGACGCCGAGTCGCACGCCAGCGCTCTCGCCGAGCGCGCCGTGTTGGCGACGCTCGAGGCGGGGTGCGCGGCCCCCGTCGGGGCGACCGCCCGCGTGGAGAGCGGCCGCCTCGCGCTGCGCGCCGAGGTGACGAGCCTCGACGGCGCCCAGCGGATCGTCACGGAGGACGCACTGCCCTGGGACGCCGCGGATCCCGGGCACCGGCGCATCCCGGAGCGCCTCGGCAGGCTCGTCGCCCAGAGCCTCTTCGACCAGGGAGCCGCGATGATCGCCCCGCGCGCGGGTACCGCACCGGGCGCGGAGCACCCCGGAGGTTCGCGCCCCGGAGGGCCCCGGTGA